The following coding sequences lie in one Rhizobium rhododendri genomic window:
- a CDS encoding branched-chain amino acid ABC transporter substrate-binding protein, which translates to MKKSLLSAVALTALVAFSGTAWADIIIGVGGPLTGPNAAFGAQLQKGAEQAAADINAAGGINGEKIKIELGDDVSDPKQGISVANKFVADGVKYVVGHFNSGVSIPASEVYAENGILEITPAATNPTFTERGLWNTFRTCGRDDQQGGVAGAYLAAHFKDKKIAIIHDKTPYGQGLADETKKALNTAGMTEVMYEGINVGDKDFSALIAKMKEAGVSIIYWGGLHTEAGLIIRQAADQGVKATLVSGDGIVSNELASIAGDAVIGTLNTFGPDPTLNPANKDLVAKFKAAGFNPEAYTLYSYAAVQTIAAAAKAAASVDAETVAKAMHEKGPFSTVLGDISFDAKGDPKIPGYIMYEWKKGPDGKISYFPQDVK; encoded by the coding sequence ATGAAGAAATCTCTTCTTTCGGCAGTGGCTCTGACGGCGCTCGTCGCTTTCAGCGGTACTGCATGGGCCGATATCATCATTGGCGTCGGTGGTCCCCTGACCGGTCCGAACGCAGCCTTCGGTGCACAGCTCCAGAAGGGTGCCGAACAGGCCGCAGCAGACATCAATGCTGCCGGCGGCATCAATGGCGAAAAGATCAAGATCGAACTCGGCGACGACGTTTCCGATCCGAAGCAGGGCATCTCGGTTGCCAACAAGTTCGTTGCCGATGGCGTCAAGTACGTCGTTGGTCACTTCAACTCGGGCGTTTCCATCCCGGCATCGGAAGTCTATGCCGAAAACGGCATTCTCGAAATCACGCCTGCCGCGACCAACCCGACCTTCACGGAACGCGGCCTGTGGAACACATTCCGTACCTGCGGTCGCGACGACCAGCAGGGCGGCGTTGCCGGCGCCTATCTCGCTGCCCATTTCAAGGACAAGAAGATCGCCATCATTCACGACAAGACCCCATACGGTCAGGGTCTCGCCGATGAAACCAAGAAGGCGTTGAACACCGCCGGCATGACGGAAGTCATGTACGAAGGCATCAACGTCGGCGACAAGGACTTCTCGGCCCTCATCGCCAAGATGAAGGAAGCCGGCGTCTCGATCATCTATTGGGGTGGCCTGCACACGGAAGCCGGCCTGATCATCCGCCAGGCTGCCGACCAGGGCGTCAAGGCCACACTCGTTTCGGGCGACGGTATCGTTTCGAACGAACTGGCTTCGATCGCTGGCGACGCCGTCATCGGCACGCTGAACACCTTCGGTCCAGATCCGACATTGAACCCGGCCAACAAGGACCTCGTTGCGAAGTTCAAGGCTGCCGGCTTCAACCCGGAAGCATACACGCTCTACTCGTATGCTGCCGTTCAGACGATCGCTGCCGCTGCCAAGGCTGCTGCTTCGGTTGACGCTGAAACCGTTGCCAAGGCCATGCACGAAAAGGGTCCGTTCTCAACCGTTCTCGGCGATATCTCGTTCGACGCCAAGGGCGACCCGAAGATCCCAGGCTACATCATGTACGAATGGAAGAAGGGCCCCGACGGCAAGATCAGCTACTTCCCGCAGGACGTGAAGTAA
- a CDS encoding DUF6867 family protein → MQGLFFEPDTGVRMIIRGLVLLLGLWTASRAGRAVAENWDGYGLVIAYTFLLAWVMQFLHHALFDGPMLSALYFGIDFVVLLIVSMAGFRYRRTNQMVNNYYWLYERTSAFSWKDKH, encoded by the coding sequence ATGCAGGGACTTTTCTTCGAGCCCGACACCGGCGTGCGGATGATCATACGGGGCCTCGTCTTGCTGCTCGGCCTGTGGACCGCGTCGCGGGCCGGCAGGGCTGTTGCCGAGAACTGGGATGGCTACGGCCTGGTCATCGCCTATACGTTTCTCCTGGCCTGGGTGATGCAGTTTCTGCACCATGCGCTCTTCGATGGGCCCATGCTAAGCGCCTTGTATTTCGGCATCGATTTCGTTGTCCTCCTGATCGTTTCGATGGCCGGTTTCCGCTATCGCCGCACCAATCAGATGGTCAACAACTATTACTGGCTGTACGAACGGACTTCCGCGTTTTCGTGGAAGGACAAACATTGA
- a CDS encoding ABC transporter ATP-binding protein, with product MTTQPLLHVQNVETYYGNIRALAGVDVYVNSGEIVSLIGANGAGKSTLMMTICGSPQARSGSIIYEGRDITKLPMHEIARLRIAQSPEGRRIFPRMTVMENLQMGAGLDDLKYFKEDVEKIFTMFPRLKERHAQRGGTLSGGEQQMLSIGRALMARPKLLLLDEPSLGLAPLIVKGIFETIKQLNEKEGLTVFLVEQNAFAALKLSHRAYVMVNGKVTMSGSGRELLANPEVRAAYLEGGRH from the coding sequence ATGACAACCCAACCCTTGCTTCACGTCCAGAACGTCGAAACCTACTATGGCAATATCCGCGCGCTCGCCGGCGTCGATGTTTACGTCAACAGCGGCGAAATCGTCAGCCTGATCGGTGCCAACGGTGCCGGCAAATCGACGCTGATGATGACCATCTGCGGCAGTCCGCAGGCGCGCTCCGGCTCGATCATCTACGAAGGCCGCGACATCACGAAGCTGCCGATGCACGAGATCGCCCGGCTGCGCATCGCCCAGTCACCGGAAGGTCGTCGCATCTTTCCGCGCATGACAGTCATGGAAAACCTCCAGATGGGCGCAGGCCTGGACGATCTCAAATACTTTAAGGAAGACGTCGAGAAGATCTTCACGATGTTCCCACGCCTCAAGGAGCGCCATGCGCAGCGCGGCGGGACACTGTCGGGTGGCGAGCAGCAGATGTTGTCTATCGGCCGCGCGCTGATGGCCCGCCCGAAGCTGCTGTTGCTGGACGAACCGTCGCTCGGTCTCGCACCGCTGATCGTCAAGGGCATCTTCGAGACGATCAAGCAGCTGAACGAGAAGGAAGGCCTGACGGTTTTCCTCGTCGAACAGAACGCATTCGCAGCCCTGAAACTTTCGCATCGGGCCTATGTGATGGTCAACGGCAAGGTGACGATGAGCGGCTCCGGCAGGGAACTGCTTGCCAATCCGGAAGTCCGCGCGGCCTATCTCGAAGGCGGCCGGCATTAA
- a CDS encoding ABC transporter ATP-binding protein, whose product MNTLSSETLLKVEHLSMKFGGLMAINDFSFEAKRGNITALIGPNGAGKTTVFNCITGFYKPTMGMITMNQKSGKTFQLERLPDFRITREAKVARTFQNIRLFSGLTVLENLLVAQHNKLMKASGYTILGLLGIGGYSREAKKAIELARFWLEKADLIERADDPAGDLPYGAQRRLEIARAMCTEPELLCLDEPAAGLNPRESAVLNALLRAIRAETGTSILLIEHDMSVVMEISDHVIVLEYGQKISDGTPDHVKNDPRVIAAYLGVEDDEVEDVIAEVEHLEGGAQ is encoded by the coding sequence ATGAACACCCTGTCCAGCGAAACGCTTCTCAAGGTCGAGCACCTGTCGATGAAGTTCGGCGGCCTGATGGCCATCAACGACTTCTCCTTCGAGGCCAAGCGCGGCAATATCACAGCACTGATCGGCCCCAACGGTGCCGGCAAGACCACCGTGTTCAACTGCATCACCGGTTTCTACAAGCCGACGATGGGGATGATCACCATGAACCAGAAGAGCGGGAAGACCTTCCAGCTCGAGCGGTTGCCGGATTTCCGCATCACCCGCGAAGCCAAGGTCGCCCGCACATTCCAGAATATCAGGTTGTTTTCCGGCCTGACCGTGCTGGAAAACCTGCTGGTGGCGCAGCACAACAAGCTGATGAAGGCTTCCGGCTACACGATCCTCGGCCTGCTCGGCATCGGCGGATACAGCCGGGAAGCCAAGAAGGCGATCGAACTGGCCCGCTTCTGGCTGGAGAAGGCCGATCTGATCGAACGCGCCGACGATCCTGCCGGCGATCTGCCCTATGGCGCCCAGCGTCGTCTGGAAATCGCCCGTGCTATGTGCACAGAGCCGGAGCTGCTTTGCCTCGATGAACCGGCAGCAGGCTTGAACCCGCGGGAATCGGCGGTGCTGAACGCATTGCTGCGTGCCATCCGCGCCGAAACCGGGACGTCGATCCTGCTGATCGAGCATGACATGTCCGTGGTGATGGAGATCTCCGACCACGTCATCGTTCTCGAATATGGCCAGAAGATTTCCGACGGCACGCCTGACCACGTCAAGAACGACCCGAGGGTGATTGCCGCCTATCTCGGCGTCGAGGACGACGAAGTGGAAGACGTGATCGCCGAAGTCGAGCACCTCGAAGGGGGCGCCCAGTAA
- the livM gene encoding high-affinity branched-chain amino acid ABC transporter permease LivM, whose amino-acid sequence MANATTDTGKTSSGLIRRGLIEAFFAALISFGMFVLYIGLKTDQNIHNELIIVQRWGLLAIFVAIAAVGRFAVIVFLRPHLDERKLSKARAGELAISTEKTFLQKHFLKAALVLMILYPMIVVGLVGAQGSLLYVDNFGIQILIYVMLAWGLNIVVGLAGLLDLGYVAFYAVGAYSYALLSTHFGLSFWLLLPLSGIFAALWGVILGFPVLRLRGDYLAIVTLAFGEIIRLVLINWTEVTKGTFGISGIPKATLFGIKFDATSTGFAKMFDLPISSAYYKIFLFYLILALCMLTAYVTIRLRRMPIGRAWEALREDEIACRSLGINTVTTKLTAFATGAMFGGFAGSFFAARQGFVSPESFVFLESAVILAIVVLGGMGSLTGIAIAAVVMVGGTEILRELDFLKAIFGPDFTPELYRMLLFGLAMVIVMLFKPRGFVGSRSPTAFLKESKSVSGSFTKEGHG is encoded by the coding sequence ATGGCAAATGCGACCACCGATACCGGCAAGACCTCCTCGGGCCTGATCCGGAGAGGCCTCATCGAAGCCTTTTTTGCCGCCCTCATCTCGTTCGGCATGTTCGTTCTCTACATCGGCCTCAAAACCGACCAGAACATCCACAACGAGTTGATCATCGTCCAGCGTTGGGGCTTGCTGGCGATATTCGTCGCCATCGCCGCCGTTGGCCGCTTTGCCGTCATCGTCTTCCTCCGCCCGCACCTCGACGAGCGCAAGCTCAGCAAGGCGCGCGCCGGCGAACTCGCAATATCGACGGAAAAGACCTTTCTTCAAAAGCACTTTCTCAAGGCCGCACTGGTTCTGATGATCCTCTATCCGATGATCGTCGTCGGCCTCGTGGGCGCGCAGGGCTCGCTACTCTACGTCGATAACTTCGGTATCCAGATCCTTATCTACGTCATGCTAGCCTGGGGTCTCAACATCGTTGTCGGCCTTGCCGGACTTCTCGACCTTGGCTACGTGGCTTTCTACGCCGTTGGCGCCTATTCCTACGCGCTTCTCTCGACACATTTCGGCCTGTCATTCTGGCTGCTGCTGCCGCTGTCTGGTATCTTCGCTGCCTTGTGGGGCGTCATCCTCGGCTTTCCGGTGCTGCGCTTGCGCGGCGACTACCTCGCGATCGTCACGCTTGCCTTCGGTGAAATCATCCGCCTGGTGCTGATCAACTGGACCGAGGTTACCAAGGGCACGTTCGGTATCTCCGGTATCCCGAAGGCGACGCTGTTCGGCATCAAGTTCGACGCAACGTCGACCGGTTTTGCCAAGATGTTCGACCTGCCGATTTCGTCCGCCTATTACAAGATCTTCCTGTTCTACCTGATCCTGGCGCTCTGCATGCTGACCGCCTATGTCACCATCCGCTTGCGTCGCATGCCGATCGGCCGTGCCTGGGAAGCCTTGCGCGAAGACGAAATCGCCTGCCGTTCGCTCGGTATCAACACGGTGACGACCAAGCTGACGGCGTTTGCAACAGGCGCGATGTTCGGTGGCTTCGCCGGATCGTTCTTCGCCGCCCGCCAAGGCTTCGTCTCGCCGGAGTCCTTCGTGTTCCTGGAATCGGCCGTCATCCTTGCCATCGTCGTCCTCGGCGGCATGGGATCGCTGACCGGGATTGCCATCGCTGCCGTCGTCATGGTCGGCGGCACGGAAATCCTGCGCGAACTCGACTTCCTGAAAGCGATCTTCGGTCCCGATTTCACCCCTGAACTTTACCGCATGCTGCTGTTCGGGCTGGCCATGGTGATCGTGATGCTCTTCAAGCCACGCGGCTTTGTCGGGTCTCGCTCGCCGACGGCCTTCCTGAAAGAAAGCAAGTCAGTTTCCGGCAGCTTTACCAAGGAGGGACACGGCTGA
- a CDS encoding branched-chain amino acid ABC transporter permease: MEYFIQQLLNGLTLGSIYGLIAIGYTMVYGIVGMINFAHGDVFMLGGFAALIVYLVLTSIFIGLPVAVILLIMMVVAMLVVSLWNWVIERVAYRPLRGSFRLAPLITAIGMSITLSNFIQVAQGPRNKPIPALVRDVYTIAGISVSLKQIIILIITAVLLAVFWYIVKFTALGRAQRATEQDRKMAALLGINVDQTISITFIMGAALAAVAGTMYLMYYGVASFTDGFTPGVKAFTAAVLGGIGSLPGAVLGGVLIGLIESLWSAYFTIAYKDVATFAILAFVLIFKPTGILGRPEVEKV, translated from the coding sequence ATGGAGTACTTTATCCAGCAGCTCCTTAACGGGCTGACTCTTGGGTCCATCTATGGCCTCATCGCCATTGGCTATACGATGGTTTACGGCATTGTCGGCATGATCAATTTTGCCCACGGTGACGTCTTCATGCTGGGCGGGTTTGCTGCTCTCATCGTCTATCTGGTGCTGACATCGATCTTCATCGGGTTGCCGGTCGCCGTTATCCTGCTGATAATGATGGTCGTCGCCATGCTGGTCGTCAGCCTCTGGAACTGGGTCATCGAGCGCGTTGCCTACAGGCCATTGCGCGGATCGTTCCGCCTGGCGCCGCTGATCACCGCGATCGGCATGTCCATCACCCTGTCGAACTTCATCCAGGTTGCCCAGGGCCCGCGCAACAAGCCTATCCCCGCGCTTGTGCGTGACGTCTATACCATTGCAGGCATCTCCGTATCGCTGAAGCAGATCATCATCCTGATCATCACAGCAGTGCTGCTGGCTGTGTTCTGGTACATCGTCAAGTTCACAGCGCTCGGTCGTGCCCAGCGCGCCACCGAACAAGACCGCAAGATGGCCGCGCTGCTTGGCATCAACGTCGATCAGACGATTTCCATCACCTTCATCATGGGCGCAGCGCTCGCTGCCGTCGCGGGTACCATGTACCTCATGTATTACGGTGTGGCCTCGTTCACCGATGGCTTCACCCCCGGCGTCAAGGCTTTCACCGCGGCGGTTCTCGGCGGGATCGGTTCCCTCCCGGGGGCTGTGCTTGGCGGGGTGCTCATCGGCCTCATCGAGTCGCTATGGTCTGCCTATTTCACCATCGCATACAAAGACGTCGCAACCTTTGCGATCCTGGCCTTCGTGCTGATCTTCAAGCCGACTGGTATCCTCGGACGGCCTGAAGTCGAGAAGGTTTAA
- a CDS encoding GcvT family protein has translation MKSHTKVVVIGGGVVGCSVLYHLTKFGWTDVVLLERSELTSGSTWHAAGGMHTINGDPNVAKLQKYTVELYKEIQEYSGQDIGLHMTSGLMLAATPQRFDWLKSILAKGRYNGLEATLLSPKEAHEMMPLLDPDQFVGALYDPVEGHLDPYGTTHAYAKSAKKNGADIYLHTKVEDLVQREDGCWRVITNQGEIIAEHVVNCGGLWAREVGRMVGIELPVLAMEHMYLITEDMKEVTDFNAATGKELMHCVDFDGEIYLRQERQGMLMGTYEKACRPWSPLNTPWDFGHELLAEDIERITPELEVGFRHFPAFNNAGIKKIINGPFTFSPDGNPLVGPVRGMTNYWSACAVMAGFSQGGGVGLALANWMIYGDPGFDVFAMDVSRYGDYATLAYTNAKVRENYQRRFSIRYPNEELPAGRPLLTTPIYDKLKAAGGVFGAYYGLEQALWFAPAGEEDAFSWRRSNDFDVVGAEAKAVRESVGMMETSGFAKYTVTGAGAEGWLDGLLTCRMPAIGRMTLAPMLKDDGKLIGDFTLAKLGEGDFLLIGSGVAESYHMRWFEDRLPNDGSVELKALGLSLLGLSIAGPNARKLLEKLTHQDISDAAFPFMEIRRMDIGMAPAIVGRVSYTGDLGYELWMKPEYQNYLFDLIMEAGKEYGIGLFGLRALNALRLEKSYGSWSREYRPLYGPYEAGLGRFVALSKGADFVGKQAAAREKAEGGSMRLKTFILSARDADVIGDEPIYYQGEVKGWVTSGGFAHGSGVSVALGYVSKEIADETEGWSIELLSELLPASLQSAPLFDADGSRMRS, from the coding sequence ATGAAAAGCCATACGAAGGTCGTCGTCATCGGCGGCGGTGTCGTCGGATGTTCGGTCCTCTACCATCTGACGAAATTCGGCTGGACCGACGTGGTTCTGCTGGAGCGCTCGGAGCTGACATCCGGCTCGACCTGGCATGCGGCTGGCGGCATGCACACGATCAACGGCGATCCGAATGTCGCCAAGTTGCAGAAATACACGGTCGAACTCTACAAGGAAATCCAGGAGTATTCCGGCCAGGATATCGGCTTGCACATGACCTCCGGCCTGATGCTGGCGGCAACGCCGCAGCGGTTCGACTGGCTGAAGTCCATCCTTGCCAAGGGTCGCTACAACGGGCTCGAGGCGACGCTGCTGTCGCCGAAAGAGGCGCACGAGATGATGCCGCTTCTCGATCCCGACCAGTTCGTCGGTGCGCTCTACGATCCTGTCGAAGGTCATCTCGACCCCTACGGCACGACGCATGCCTATGCCAAGTCCGCCAAGAAGAACGGCGCAGACATCTACCTCCACACCAAGGTCGAGGATCTCGTTCAGCGCGAGGACGGCTGCTGGCGGGTGATCACGAACCAGGGCGAGATCATCGCCGAGCATGTCGTCAACTGCGGTGGCCTCTGGGCTCGTGAAGTCGGCCGCATGGTCGGCATCGAGCTGCCGGTTCTTGCCATGGAGCACATGTACCTCATCACCGAGGACATGAAGGAAGTCACCGACTTCAATGCCGCGACCGGCAAGGAACTGATGCACTGCGTCGATTTCGATGGCGAGATCTATCTCCGCCAGGAGCGGCAGGGCATGCTGATGGGCACCTATGAAAAGGCCTGTCGGCCTTGGTCGCCGCTGAATACGCCCTGGGATTTCGGCCACGAGTTGCTTGCCGAGGACATCGAGCGGATCACGCCCGAGCTCGAAGTCGGCTTCCGGCATTTCCCGGCTTTCAACAATGCCGGCATCAAGAAGATCATCAACGGTCCCTTCACCTTCTCGCCGGATGGAAACCCGCTGGTCGGTCCGGTGCGCGGCATGACCAATTACTGGTCGGCCTGCGCTGTCATGGCCGGCTTCAGCCAGGGTGGCGGCGTCGGTCTGGCGCTTGCCAACTGGATGATCTACGGCGACCCGGGTTTTGACGTCTTCGCCATGGATGTCTCTCGCTACGGCGATTATGCGACGCTTGCCTATACCAATGCCAAGGTGCGCGAAAACTACCAGCGCCGCTTCTCCATCCGCTATCCGAATGAGGAATTGCCGGCCGGCCGGCCGCTGCTGACGACGCCGATCTACGACAAGCTGAAAGCTGCCGGCGGCGTGTTCGGCGCTTACTACGGACTGGAGCAGGCCCTGTGGTTTGCGCCTGCAGGCGAGGAGGATGCGTTCTCATGGCGGCGTTCGAACGATTTCGACGTGGTCGGCGCCGAAGCCAAGGCGGTGCGCGAGAGCGTCGGCATGATGGAGACATCCGGCTTTGCCAAGTATACGGTCACTGGAGCCGGCGCCGAAGGCTGGCTGGACGGCCTGCTCACCTGCCGCATGCCCGCCATCGGCCGCATGACGCTGGCGCCGATGCTGAAGGACGACGGCAAGCTGATCGGCGATTTCACGCTGGCCAAGCTCGGAGAGGGAGATTTTCTGCTCATCGGCTCCGGCGTCGCCGAATCCTACCACATGCGCTGGTTCGAGGATCGTCTGCCGAACGACGGCTCAGTCGAACTCAAAGCGCTCGGCCTGTCGCTGCTCGGCCTGTCGATTGCCGGACCCAATGCCAGAAAGCTGCTGGAAAAGCTTACTCATCAGGACATCTCCGACGCCGCGTTCCCGTTCATGGAAATCAGGCGAATGGATATCGGCATGGCGCCGGCCATCGTCGGTCGCGTCTCCTATACCGGCGATCTCGGCTATGAGCTGTGGATGAAGCCGGAGTACCAGAACTATCTTTTCGATCTCATCATGGAGGCGGGGAAAGAGTACGGCATCGGGTTGTTTGGACTTCGCGCCCTCAATGCGTTGCGTCTCGAAAAATCCTATGGCAGCTGGTCGCGCGAATACCGGCCACTTTACGGTCCTTACGAGGCAGGCCTCGGTCGATTCGTGGCTCTGTCGAAGGGCGCCGATTTCGTTGGCAAGCAGGCGGCGGCCAGGGAAAAGGCGGAAGGCGGCTCTATGCGGCTGAAAACCTTCATCCTTTCGGCTAGGGATGCTGACGTCATCGGCGACGAGCCGATCTATTACCAGGGAGAGGTGAAGGGCTGGGTGACATCTGGCGGGTTTGCCCATGGCTCCGGTGTCTCGGTGGCGCTCGGCTACGTTTCGAAGGAAATCGCGGATGAGACAGAGGGTTGGTCGATCGAATTGCTCAGCGAATTGCTGCCGGCGAGCCTTCAGTCTGCGCCGCTGTTCGACGCCGACGGCTCGCGCATGCGGTCCTGA
- a CDS encoding sarcosine oxidase subunit gamma produces the protein MRVAFTNRHILEERIAGFHSQPSVDHLSIIRHAAIFSVLANTGHEAWALAALRAMQDVSVRSVGPGEWLVISEALGAESLARDLSMLDAARLSFFEQSDGRTLLRLSGPNVRAILAKCVPVDLHRDVFAEGQSGTMLCCHVTANVARTGADTFEIAVMRSFAGTVFDEVLEMGREFNLTAGFAD, from the coding sequence ATGCGCGTCGCATTCACCAACCGCCATATCCTGGAAGAGCGGATCGCCGGCTTCCATTCGCAGCCAAGCGTCGATCACCTGTCGATCATCCGCCACGCCGCCATTTTTTCTGTTCTCGCGAATACAGGCCATGAGGCCTGGGCGCTGGCGGCGCTGCGCGCAATGCAGGATGTGTCGGTGCGCAGCGTCGGGCCGGGCGAATGGCTGGTGATTTCCGAGGCACTGGGCGCGGAAAGCCTGGCGCGGGATCTCTCTATGCTCGACGCGGCACGGCTGTCGTTTTTCGAGCAGAGCGACGGACGGACGCTGCTGCGTCTCTCCGGACCGAATGTTCGTGCTATTCTCGCCAAGTGCGTGCCGGTCGATCTGCATCGAGACGTCTTTGCCGAGGGCCAGTCGGGCACCATGCTCTGCTGCCATGTCACCGCCAACGTGGCCCGTACCGGGGCCGATACGTTCGAGATTGCGGTGATGCGCTCCTTCGCGGGAACGGTCTTCGACGAGGTGCTGGAGATGGGTCGCGAATTCAACTTGACGGCTGGTTTCGCAGACTAG